One Methylobacterium sp. 77 DNA window includes the following coding sequences:
- a CDS encoding response regulator transcription factor: MSLTILVIDDEPPIRKLLRMGLTTQGYAILEAPNGRTALDFLARERVDLVILDLGLPDMRGHDLLRSLRERHRDLPVLVLSSRDDEPGKVEALDLGADDYVTKPFGMGELLARIRTALRHQLAQQGERPIFRVDGLSVDLVRRIVRVDGNDVKLTPREYDFLRVFVQHAGKALTHSQLMNAVSTSSDPQYLRVYIRSLRQKLEADPERPRILLTETGVGYRMRAPEEPGRDPPR, translated from the coding sequence ATGAGCCTGACCATCCTCGTCATCGACGACGAGCCGCCGATCCGGAAGCTGCTGCGCATGGGCCTGACGACCCAGGGCTACGCCATCCTCGAAGCGCCGAACGGGCGGACCGCCCTCGATTTCCTCGCGCGCGAGCGGGTGGACCTCGTCATCCTCGATCTCGGCCTGCCCGACATGCGCGGGCACGATCTCCTGCGCAGCCTCCGCGAGCGTCATCGCGACCTGCCGGTCCTCGTCCTGTCGAGCCGCGACGACGAGCCGGGCAAGGTCGAGGCCCTCGATCTCGGCGCCGACGATTACGTGACGAAACCCTTCGGCATGGGCGAACTCCTCGCCCGCATCCGCACGGCCCTGCGCCACCAGCTCGCCCAGCAGGGCGAGCGGCCGATCTTCCGGGTCGACGGGCTCAGCGTCGATCTCGTGCGCCGGATCGTGCGCGTCGACGGCAACGACGTGAAGCTGACCCCGCGCGAATACGACTTCCTGCGGGTCTTCGTGCAGCATGCCGGCAAGGCCCTGACCCATTCGCAGCTGATGAACGCGGTCTCGACCTCGTCCGACCCGCAATACCTGCGGGTCTACATCCGCAGCCTGCGCCAGAAACTGGAGGCGGACCCGGAGCGCCCGCGCATCCTCCTCACCGAGACGGGCGTCGGATACCGGATGCGGGCTCCGGAGGAGCCGGGACGCGACCCGCCCCGGTGA
- a CDS encoding UV damage endonuclease UvsE encodes MMDTPRLGFCCTFVLEDDPASFKTLKAAREATLHMNLSHTTMSHLDTLAPAARRGKLEGLARHNLAALERQVAWVAARPPLERLLRMASNVLPGYTHEVARAIYAEPEMVDLVETGLARVGERARAGGVRLSFHPGPFCVIASRNPKAEQNGISELEYHADLMAMMGYGDGWHPHGAHINIHVGARDPGIDGFRESLPKLSQTARDLLTVENDENAFGLDTVLELADRVPVVLDLHHHWVQSGGTYIEPDDGRIARIRESWRGVRPIAHVSLSREALLEGHDPDRLPDYAALVEAGHNWRDIAAHSHLMSNRALNALVARHLAWADFEIEAKGKNLASTGIAAEIGAARRAEAGHGGTASSAAA; translated from the coding sequence ATGATGGACACGCCGCGCCTCGGTTTCTGCTGCACCTTCGTGCTCGAGGACGATCCCGCCAGTTTCAAGACGTTGAAGGCCGCCCGCGAGGCGACGCTTCACATGAACCTGTCGCACACCACCATGAGCCATCTCGACACGCTGGCGCCTGCCGCGCGGCGGGGGAAGCTCGAAGGGCTCGCCCGGCACAATCTCGCGGCGCTCGAGCGCCAGGTCGCCTGGGTCGCGGCCCGGCCGCCGCTGGAGCGGCTCCTGCGCATGGCGAGCAACGTCCTGCCCGGCTACACCCACGAGGTGGCGCGCGCGATCTATGCCGAGCCCGAGATGGTCGACCTCGTCGAGACCGGTCTCGCCCGCGTCGGCGAGCGGGCGCGGGCGGGCGGCGTTCGCCTCAGCTTCCATCCCGGACCGTTCTGCGTCATCGCCTCGCGCAACCCGAAGGCCGAGCAGAACGGGATTTCGGAGCTCGAATACCATGCCGACTTGATGGCGATGATGGGCTACGGCGACGGCTGGCATCCGCATGGCGCCCATATCAACATCCATGTCGGCGCCCGCGATCCCGGGATCGACGGTTTTCGCGAGAGCCTGCCCAAGCTCTCGCAGACGGCGCGCGACCTCCTGACGGTGGAGAACGACGAGAACGCCTTCGGGCTCGACACAGTCCTGGAATTGGCAGATCGCGTCCCGGTGGTGCTCGACCTGCACCACCACTGGGTCCAGAGCGGCGGCACCTATATCGAACCCGATGACGGGCGGATCGCCCGCATCCGCGAATCCTGGCGCGGCGTGCGCCCGATCGCCCATGTCAGCCTCTCGCGCGAGGCGCTGCTGGAGGGCCACGACCCGGACCGGCTGCCCGATTACGCGGCCCTCGTCGAGGCCGGGCACAATTGGCGCGACATCGCGGCCCATTCCCATCTGATGAGCAACCGGGCCCTCAACGCCCTGGTGGCCCGCCACCTCGCCTGGGCCGATTTCGAGATCGAGGCGAAGGGCAAGAACCTGGCTTCCACCGGGATCGCGGCCGAGATCGGCGCGGCGAGGAGGGCGGAGGCCGGGCATGGCGGCACCGCGTCCAGCGCGGCCGCGTGA
- a CDS encoding serine hydrolase encodes MDRSRPRFRRPWLAGSLIGGSTLAGLAWAIVAWLGVPNPITLAALAIVEPSSVGTWFSSRLVAAPRTARLLPVAPRAILASVPWKGRSVPLGEMLEATRTNALLVTQNGVLIHEWYRPGSGQATLFPSWSVAKSVVSLLVGQAIAAGRLAETDSVATLLPYLRDEPAFGRITVRDLLDMTSGLAVPENYDPWNPLVGTAGLYLTRDIRDFVREHATLSSKPGSKGRYRSIDTEVLGLIVAQVQGRPLADLLSEQIWKPMGAQADATWNLDRPGGTEKAFCCLNAVARDFARLGLMVADHGRVGGGAIVPRHWIERIETPARQEVDGWPYSAQWWHVPEGDDDISAIGVYGQYVYINRDTGTVIVKLSDHGAEQDEADTLAVMLAVARDLAAARPAR; translated from the coding sequence ATGGACCGCTCGAGACCTCGCTTCCGCCGCCCGTGGCTCGCAGGCTCGCTGATCGGCGGCTCGACCCTGGCGGGGCTGGCCTGGGCGATCGTCGCATGGCTCGGCGTACCGAACCCGATCACCCTGGCGGCCCTGGCGATCGTCGAGCCCTCCTCCGTCGGCACGTGGTTCTCGAGCCGGCTGGTGGCGGCTCCGCGCACGGCCCGCCTCCTGCCGGTCGCGCCGCGCGCGATCCTGGCGAGCGTGCCCTGGAAGGGGCGCAGCGTGCCCCTCGGCGAGATGCTGGAGGCGACCCGCACCAACGCCCTCCTCGTCACGCAGAACGGCGTCCTGATCCACGAATGGTATCGCCCCGGCTCGGGCCAGGCGACGCTGTTCCCGTCCTGGTCGGTGGCGAAATCGGTGGTCTCGCTGCTGGTCGGGCAGGCGATCGCGGCGGGCAGACTCGCCGAGACGGATTCCGTCGCGACCCTGCTGCCTTATCTCCGCGACGAACCCGCCTTCGGCCGCATCACCGTCCGCGACCTGCTCGATATGACGAGCGGGCTGGCGGTGCCGGAGAATTACGATCCCTGGAACCCGCTGGTGGGCACCGCCGGCCTGTACCTCACCCGCGACATCCGCGACTTCGTGCGCGAGCACGCCACCCTGTCGTCGAAACCCGGCAGCAAGGGCCGCTACCGCAGCATCGACACCGAGGTGCTCGGCCTGATCGTCGCGCAGGTTCAGGGCCGGCCCCTGGCCGACCTCCTCTCCGAGCAGATCTGGAAGCCCATGGGGGCGCAGGCGGACGCGACCTGGAACCTCGACCGGCCGGGCGGGACCGAGAAGGCCTTCTGCTGCCTCAACGCCGTCGCGCGGGATTTCGCCCGCCTGGGGCTGATGGTGGCCGACCATGGCCGCGTCGGCGGCGGCGCCATCGTGCCGCGCCACTGGATCGAGCGGATCGAGACGCCCGCGCGCCAGGAGGTCGACGGCTGGCCCTACTCGGCCCAATGGTGGCACGTGCCGGAGGGCGACGACGACATCTCGGCCATCGGCGTCTACGGCCAATACGTCTACATCAACCGCGACACCGGCACGGTCATCGTCAAGCTCAGCGATCACGGCGCCGAGCAGGACGAGGCGGACACGCTCGCGGTGATGCTGGCGGTCGCGCGCGACCTCGCGGCGGCGCGCCCGGCCCGTTGA
- a CDS encoding multidrug efflux SMR transporter, with protein sequence MNPYLLLAFAITAEVTATLALKAADGLTKPVPTIIVVLGYGTAFWLMSNSMNMLPIGIVYAIWAGIGMVGAALGGALLFHEPITLSMMIGIAVIAVGVTILASGQTAPH encoded by the coding sequence ATGAACCCGTATCTGCTCCTCGCCTTCGCCATCACCGCCGAAGTGACGGCGACCCTCGCTCTGAAGGCCGCGGACGGCCTGACCAAGCCCGTGCCGACGATCATCGTGGTTCTGGGCTACGGCACGGCGTTCTGGCTGATGTCGAACAGCATGAACATGCTGCCGATCGGGATCGTCTATGCGATCTGGGCCGGAATCGGCATGGTCGGGGCGGCGCTCGGCGGCGCGCTGCTGTTCCACGAGCCGATCACCCTGTCGATGATGATCGGCATCGCCGTGATCGCCGTCGGCGTGACGATCCTCGCCTCGGGCCAGACCGCGCCGCATTGA
- a CDS encoding lysozyme inhibitor LprI family protein: MCAYAFLRRAGGLPLAVLLSLAGPASPVLADQTSTNQPSVKLCATETSDVGTQACLHKALDGADTALNAAYRKALSVIDTDDRGEDAKAKAAWKAQLAAAQRAWIAFRDADCGDLVLSEWSGGSGANAAGYACRYDKTVQRTNDILSRYPLH, translated from the coding sequence ATGTGCGCTTACGCGTTCCTTCGACGGGCGGGCGGGCTTCCGCTCGCCGTGCTGCTGTCGCTCGCCGGGCCGGCATCTCCGGTTTTGGCGGATCAGACCTCGACCAATCAGCCCTCGGTCAAACTCTGCGCCACCGAGACGTCGGATGTCGGCACCCAGGCCTGCCTGCACAAAGCCCTCGATGGCGCCGACACGGCGTTGAACGCGGCCTACCGGAAGGCGCTCTCTGTGATCGACACGGACGATCGCGGCGAGGATGCCAAGGCCAAGGCGGCCTGGAAGGCGCAGCTCGCCGCCGCCCAACGCGCCTGGATCGCGTTCCGCGACGCCGATTGCGGCGATCTCGTCCTCAGCGAGTGGAGCGGCGGCAGCGGCGCCAACGCCGCCGGCTATGCCTGCCGCTACGACAAGACCGTGCAGCGCACGAACGACATCCTGAGCCGCTACCCGCTCCACTGA
- a CDS encoding sigma-54 dependent transcriptional regulator, translating into MTAGGAAERVVFIDDEADVCRANRQSLELDGFTVETFGAAGPALAAIIADPPGLVVTDVRLPDLDGIALFARIKAIDPELPVILITGHGDIRMAVGAMRDGAYDFLAKPYPAESLVASARRALERRRLVLENRVLRARLEAAVEEDPAFLGISPEMVRLRRLVREVAQADVDVLVFGETGSGKEVVASALHRWSRRASRNFVAMNCGALPDSVVESELFGHEAGAFTGALKRRVGRIEHAHGGTLFLDEIESMPLGLQVKLLRVLQERAVEPLGSNEIRAIDMRVVAATKVDLGQAAAQGSFRDDLYHRLNVITIAIPPLRDRREDVMLLFQEFLTRAAARFGREAPAITPAVRDHLRRHDWPGNVRELGHFAERHALGLGLGQHDAPAPEAATTGTLAEQVDRFERGLIREELIMAGGDVRIAAESLGTPRKTLYDKLARHGLTPTDYR; encoded by the coding sequence GTGACGGCGGGCGGCGCGGCCGAGCGGGTGGTGTTCATCGACGACGAGGCCGATGTCTGCCGCGCCAACCGCCAGAGCCTGGAACTCGACGGGTTCACGGTCGAGACCTTCGGGGCCGCCGGGCCGGCGCTGGCTGCGATCATCGCCGATCCGCCCGGCCTCGTCGTCACCGACGTGCGCCTGCCCGATCTCGACGGCATCGCCCTTTTCGCGCGGATCAAGGCGATCGATCCGGAACTGCCCGTCATCCTGATCACCGGCCACGGCGACATCCGCATGGCGGTGGGGGCCATGCGCGACGGGGCCTACGACTTCCTGGCCAAGCCCTATCCGGCCGAATCCCTGGTCGCCTCGGCGCGCCGCGCCCTGGAGCGCCGCCGGCTCGTCCTCGAGAACCGCGTTCTGCGCGCCCGGCTGGAGGCCGCGGTGGAGGAGGATCCCGCCTTCCTCGGCATCTCCCCGGAGATGGTGCGCCTGCGCCGCCTCGTGCGCGAGGTCGCCCAGGCCGATGTCGACGTGCTCGTCTTCGGCGAGACCGGATCGGGCAAGGAGGTGGTGGCGAGCGCGCTGCACCGCTGGAGCCGGCGCGCGAGCCGGAACTTCGTGGCGATGAATTGCGGGGCGCTGCCCGACAGCGTCGTCGAGAGCGAACTCTTCGGCCACGAGGCCGGCGCCTTCACCGGGGCGCTCAAGCGCCGCGTCGGCCGGATCGAGCACGCGCACGGGGGCACGCTGTTCCTCGACGAGATCGAGAGCATGCCGCTCGGCCTGCAGGTGAAGCTCCTGCGCGTGCTGCAGGAGCGGGCGGTGGAGCCGCTGGGCAGCAACGAGATCCGCGCCATCGACATGCGCGTGGTGGCGGCGACCAAGGTCGATCTCGGCCAGGCGGCGGCGCAGGGCAGCTTCCGCGACGACCTCTACCACCGCCTCAACGTCATCACGATCGCGATCCCGCCCCTGCGCGACCGGCGCGAGGACGTGATGCTGCTGTTCCAGGAATTCCTCACCCGCGCCGCCGCGCGCTTCGGACGCGAGGCTCCGGCGATCACGCCGGCCGTGCGCGACCATCTGCGCCGGCACGACTGGCCCGGCAACGTGCGCGAACTCGGCCATTTCGCCGAGCGCCACGCCCTCGGCCTCGGCCTCGGCCAGCACGACGCGCCCGCGCCCGAGGCCGCGACCACCGGCACCCTGGCCGAGCAGGTCGACCGGTTCGAGCGCGGCCTGATCCGCGAGGAACTGATCATGGCCGGCGGCGACGTCCGCATCGCCGCCGAATCCCTCGGCACGCCGCGCAAGACCCTCTACGACAAGCTCGCCCGGCACGGCCTCACCCCGACCGATTACCGCTGA
- a CDS encoding ATP-binding protein produces the protein MNQNVSPHDGTGSRGPTRRRGLVLVGSLALVLIAAWLAGRAAERWALADLRRTAQAALALQVGALRAEMQKQASLPLALAADPEIAAVAGSAPGRDLVARVDRRLAQVAAATGAAVIYVIRPDGITVAASNAESERSFIGRDYAFRPYFRQAMADGAGSQFALGTVSGRAGLYLSRRIDGAGGVVVVKIEFHGVEAAWRQSGDGVFVADARGIVLVASDPAWHFATLREVGDDERRRIREALEFGEAPLSALPLHPVEGMPGLVRIGQGSRPARTALALDAAIPGTDWRLHTLTPVGAAVDRERVQAWTIAALGTGLACLGIATLAGRRRRTRQRLAQAFARREELERNVRERTQELTDANRMLRQEIEERRRAEEERRQAEAERERLGRELAQAGRLAALGQFAASMAHEINQPLAAIRAYADNAAILVRRGRGEEAAENAFAIGRLTDRIGGLTRQLKGFARRSSPRREPVALADILANSLELVEARATAARIALSAEAASPGLRVLGDGPRLEQVVVNLLQNALDAAAGSADPRVSIQVRDAPDGRVAIEVRDTGPGLPETIRAQVFDAFFTTKSDGLGLGLAISRGIVEDCGGSLNAVDDPAGGAIFRMELAKAPVEAAT, from the coding sequence GTGAATCAGAATGTCTCACCCCATGATGGAACCGGCTCGCGAGGACCGACGCGGCGGCGGGGCCTCGTTCTGGTCGGCAGCCTCGCGCTGGTCCTGATCGCGGCCTGGCTCGCCGGACGGGCGGCCGAACGCTGGGCGCTGGCCGACCTGCGTCGCACGGCACAGGCGGCCCTGGCGCTTCAGGTCGGCGCCCTGCGGGCCGAGATGCAGAAGCAGGCCTCGCTGCCCCTGGCGCTCGCGGCCGATCCCGAGATCGCGGCGGTCGCGGGGTCGGCGCCGGGACGGGACCTGGTCGCCCGGGTCGACAGGCGCCTCGCCCAGGTGGCGGCCGCCACCGGCGCGGCGGTGATCTACGTCATCCGGCCCGACGGCATCACCGTGGCGGCGAGCAACGCGGAATCCGAGCGCAGCTTCATCGGCCGGGACTATGCCTTCCGGCCCTATTTCCGGCAGGCGATGGCCGATGGAGCCGGATCGCAATTCGCCCTGGGCACGGTCAGCGGCCGGGCCGGCCTCTACCTCTCGCGGCGGATCGACGGGGCCGGCGGCGTCGTGGTGGTGAAGATCGAGTTCCACGGCGTCGAGGCCGCGTGGCGGCAATCGGGAGACGGGGTGTTCGTGGCCGATGCGCGGGGCATCGTCCTGGTGGCGAGCGATCCGGCCTGGCACTTCGCCACCCTGCGCGAGGTCGGCGACGACGAGCGCAGGCGCATCCGCGAGGCGCTGGAATTCGGCGAGGCGCCGCTCTCGGCGCTGCCGCTCCATCCCGTCGAGGGGATGCCGGGCCTCGTCCGCATCGGCCAGGGATCGCGGCCGGCGCGGACCGCCCTGGCCCTGGACGCCGCCATCCCCGGCACCGATTGGCGGCTCCATACCCTGACGCCGGTGGGCGCGGCGGTGGACCGCGAGCGGGTGCAGGCCTGGACCATCGCCGCCCTCGGCACCGGCCTCGCCTGTCTCGGGATCGCGACCCTCGCCGGCCGGCGCCGACGGACCCGCCAGCGCCTCGCCCAGGCCTTCGCCCGGCGCGAGGAGCTGGAACGGAACGTCCGCGAGCGGACGCAGGAACTCACCGACGCCAACCGGATGCTGCGGCAGGAGATCGAGGAGCGCCGCAGGGCGGAAGAGGAGCGGCGGCAGGCGGAGGCTGAGCGCGAGCGCCTCGGCCGCGAACTGGCCCAGGCCGGCCGGCTCGCGGCCCTGGGCCAGTTCGCCGCCAGCATGGCGCACGAGATCAACCAGCCGCTGGCCGCCATCCGCGCCTATGCCGACAACGCCGCGATCCTGGTCCGGCGCGGACGGGGCGAGGAGGCGGCGGAGAACGCCTTCGCCATCGGCCGGCTCACCGACCGCATCGGCGGGCTGACCCGGCAGCTCAAGGGATTCGCCCGGCGTTCCTCGCCCCGGCGCGAGCCGGTGGCTCTGGCCGATATCCTCGCCAACAGCCTGGAACTGGTGGAGGCGCGCGCGACGGCGGCCCGGATCGCCCTGTCGGCGGAGGCGGCTTCGCCCGGCCTGCGCGTCCTCGGCGACGGGCCGCGCCTCGAACAGGTCGTGGTCAACCTGCTCCAGAACGCCCTCGACGCGGCGGCGGGAAGCGCCGATCCGCGCGTGTCCATCCAGGTGCGGGACGCGCCCGACGGCCGCGTGGCGATCGAGGTCCGCGATACCGGGCCGGGCCTGCCCGAGACGATCCGGGCCCAGGTCTTCGACGCCTTCTTCACCACCAAGTCGGACGGGCTCGGTCTCGGGCTCGCCATCTCCCGCGGAATCGTCGAGGATTGCGGCGGCAGCCTGAACGCCGTGGACGATCCGGCCGGCGGCGCGATCTTCCGGATGGAACTGGCGAAAGCCCCGGTGGAGGCGGCGACGTGA
- a CDS encoding dicarboxylate/amino acid:cation symporter has translation MVAVPSPLTAPHPPSKPKPIYRTLYFQVLVAVAIGILLGHFYPQFGSEMKPFGDAFIKLVKMIIAPVIFLTVVSGIAGMTNLEKVGRVGGKALIYFVTFSTLALIVGLIVANLVQPGAGMHIDPKSLDPKSIAMYADKAKTQTITDFLMNIIPTTAVGAFSGGEILQVLFFSVLFGFGLAFLGDRGKPVLDIIKVLSEAIFGVVNIIMKVAPIGAFGAMAFTIGKYGIASLANLAYLVGAFYLTSAIFVLGVLGLVARYNGFSIIALIRYIKEELMLVLGTSSSESALPSLLEKMERAGCSKPVVGLVVPTGYSFNLDGTNIYMTMAALFIAQATDTPLSLGEQGLLLLVAMLSSKGAAGVTGSGFITLAATLAVVPSVPVVGMALILGVDRFMSECRALTNFIGNAVACIVVARWEGEVDEVRLAAALGGKPMPLASEMPVLQPAE, from the coding sequence ATGGTTGCCGTACCGTCACCGCTCACCGCACCGCATCCGCCGTCAAAGCCCAAGCCCATCTACCGCACGCTGTACTTCCAGGTGCTCGTCGCCGTGGCGATCGGCATTCTGCTCGGCCATTTCTATCCGCAGTTCGGATCGGAGATGAAGCCCTTCGGCGACGCCTTCATCAAGCTCGTCAAGATGATCATCGCGCCGGTGATCTTTCTCACCGTGGTCTCCGGCATCGCCGGCATGACCAATCTCGAGAAGGTCGGCCGCGTCGGCGGCAAGGCGCTGATCTACTTCGTCACCTTCTCGACGCTGGCCCTGATCGTCGGCCTCATCGTGGCGAACCTCGTCCAGCCGGGCGCGGGCATGCATATCGATCCGAAGTCGCTCGATCCGAAGTCGATCGCGATGTACGCCGACAAGGCGAAGACGCAGACGATCACCGACTTCCTGATGAACATCATCCCGACCACGGCGGTGGGCGCCTTCTCGGGCGGCGAGATCCTTCAGGTCCTGTTCTTCTCGGTGCTGTTCGGCTTCGGCCTCGCCTTCCTCGGCGATCGCGGCAAGCCGGTCCTCGACATCATCAAGGTGCTGTCGGAAGCCATCTTCGGCGTCGTCAACATCATCATGAAGGTCGCTCCCATCGGTGCCTTCGGCGCCATGGCCTTCACCATCGGCAAGTACGGCATCGCCTCGCTCGCCAACCTCGCCTACCTCGTCGGCGCCTTCTACCTGACCTCGGCGATCTTCGTGCTCGGCGTGCTCGGCCTCGTCGCCCGCTACAACGGGTTCTCGATCATCGCGCTGATCCGCTACATCAAGGAGGAGCTGATGCTCGTCCTCGGGACCTCCTCCTCCGAATCGGCCCTGCCCTCGCTGCTGGAGAAGATGGAGCGCGCCGGCTGCTCGAAGCCGGTTGTCGGCCTCGTGGTCCCCACCGGCTACTCGTTCAACCTCGACGGCACCAACATCTACATGACGATGGCGGCGCTCTTCATCGCGCAGGCGACGGACACCCCGCTGTCCCTGGGCGAGCAGGGCCTCCTCCTCCTCGTGGCGATGCTGTCCTCGAAGGGCGCGGCGGGTGTCACCGGCTCGGGCTTCATCACCCTCGCCGCGACGCTCGCGGTGGTGCCCTCGGTGCCCGTCGTCGGCATGGCGCTGATCCTCGGCGTCGACCGGTTCATGTCCGAGTGCCGCGCACTCACCAACTTCATCGGCAACGCGGTGGCCTGCATCGTCGTCGCCCGCTGGGAGGGTGAGGTCGACGAGGTCAGGCTCGCCGCCGCCCTCGGCGGCAAGCCGATGCCGCTGGCCAGCGAAATGCCGGTCCTCCAGCCCGCGGAATAA
- a CDS encoding sulfite exporter TauE/SafE family protein, with protein sequence MGLLLILIIGLVAGVVSGIIGTGSSIMLVPVLASVYGPKEAIPIMAVAAVMANLSRILAWWREVDGRAVAAYAATGIPASVLGARTMLVLPPRAVDLAIGAFLLAMIPARRWLAAHLIRLRLPHLAVAGAAIGFLTGIVASTGPASVPVFIGYGLTKGAFIGTEAAASLAIYLTKTMTFQGSGALPVEDVLRGLCVGGALMVGAFVAKPFVLRLAPESFRSIMDALLLASGTCLLWNGFG encoded by the coding sequence ATGGGTCTGCTTCTCATCCTCATCATCGGCCTCGTGGCGGGTGTCGTCAGCGGCATCATCGGCACCGGCTCCTCGATCATGCTGGTGCCGGTCCTCGCGTCTGTCTACGGGCCGAAGGAAGCCATCCCGATCATGGCGGTCGCCGCCGTCATGGCGAACCTCTCGCGCATCCTGGCCTGGTGGCGCGAGGTCGACGGACGGGCCGTGGCCGCCTATGCGGCGACCGGCATCCCCGCTTCGGTGCTCGGTGCCCGCACGATGCTGGTCCTGCCGCCCCGCGCCGTCGACCTGGCGATCGGCGCGTTCCTCCTGGCGATGATCCCCGCGCGCCGCTGGCTGGCGGCCCACCTCATCAGGCTGAGGCTGCCCCATCTGGCGGTCGCCGGAGCGGCGATCGGCTTTCTCACCGGCATCGTCGCCTCGACCGGGCCGGCCTCGGTGCCGGTCTTCATCGGCTACGGCCTGACCAAGGGCGCGTTCATCGGCACTGAGGCCGCCGCATCCTTGGCGATCTACCTGACCAAGACCATGACCTTTCAGGGTTCAGGCGCCCTGCCGGTCGAGGACGTCCTCAGGGGGCTCTGCGTCGGCGGCGCGCTCATGGTCGGCGCCTTCGTGGCCAAGCCCTTCGTGCTTCGCCTCGCCCCGGAATCCTTCCGCTCCATCATGGACGCGCTCCTCCTCGCATCGGGCACCTGCCTTCTCTGGAACGGCTTCGGCTGA